Proteins from a single region of Methanoculleus horonobensis:
- the rtcA gene encoding RNA 3'-terminal phosphate cyclase, with amino-acid sequence MLTVDGSHLEGGGQILRLAVALSAISAEPVTVTRIRENRKNPGLAPQHIAAVRAVAGACNAECTGLFPGSREISFAPDRIRRTDLEIDPGTAGSIPLIVQAWLPVAFAAGGSITVFGGTEVPWSPTIDYLEQVFAPVLRRAGASIEITVLERGYYPRGGGRVHVRVEPSRPAPIAIPEGKERDCGIVSCSGGLPAHVAERQAAAAREHLNRELNLPCTAALDPRKGGMSVGSSITAWSGAKGAVALGRRGLPAEEVGRTAARALAEECRNPGTVDVHLADQLLVYLALYGGEYSTHTLSMHAKTASSLLSEFGYAIRCEKNDTVRFCA; translated from the coding sequence ATGCTCACCGTTGACGGATCACACCTCGAGGGGGGCGGGCAGATCCTACGCCTGGCGGTCGCTCTATCGGCGATCTCCGCCGAACCGGTCACCGTGACGAGGATCCGGGAGAACCGGAAGAACCCCGGGCTTGCCCCCCAGCACATCGCCGCAGTCCGGGCAGTCGCCGGGGCCTGCAACGCAGAGTGCACCGGCCTCTTTCCGGGAAGCCGGGAGATCTCGTTTGCTCCCGATCGGATCCGGAGGACGGATCTTGAGATCGATCCCGGCACCGCCGGGAGCATACCCCTCATCGTCCAGGCGTGGCTTCCGGTCGCCTTTGCCGCCGGCGGGAGCATCACGGTCTTTGGCGGCACCGAGGTGCCGTGGAGTCCGACCATCGACTATCTGGAGCAGGTCTTCGCGCCGGTGCTCCGCCGCGCCGGCGCCTCGATCGAGATTACAGTGCTCGAAAGGGGGTATTATCCCCGCGGAGGAGGGCGGGTGCATGTCCGGGTGGAGCCGTCCCGCCCGGCCCCGATCGCGATTCCGGAAGGGAAGGAGAGAGACTGCGGGATCGTCTCCTGTTCGGGAGGTCTTCCCGCACACGTCGCGGAGCGCCAGGCGGCGGCCGCGCGCGAACACCTGAACCGGGAACTCAATCTTCCCTGCACCGCCGCCCTCGACCCCCGCAAGGGCGGGATGAGCGTCGGGAGTTCGATCACGGCATGGAGCGGTGCGAAAGGTGCCGTTGCGCTCGGGAGGCGGGGGCTTCCCGCCGAAGAGGTGGGCCGGACGGCGGCACGGGCCCTCGCCGAAGAGTGCCGGAACCCCGGCACGGTCGACGTCCACCTCGCCGACCAGCTCCTCGTCTACCTCGCCCTCTACGGGGGCGAGTACAGCACCCATACCCTCTCGATGCACGCAAAGACCGCAAGTTCTCTCCTCTCCGAGTTCGGGTACGCCATCCGGTGCGAGAAGAACGACACCGTGAGGTTCTGTGCATGA
- a CDS encoding ribose-phosphate diphosphokinase, with translation MRIISTERSQVLAARVAEKLGASLVETKFTRFPDGELYLKCRELDDETLIVSSIVDNDMFMQTLLAIDAADQSRNTLVIPYLGYSRQDKRFSPGEPISARAVARALSAGVERVYVVNIHDPGVLDHFGVPAKNVTIAPAVGGYVGDLHLKNPLILAPDEGAIDFATDVAAVGGWDCDHLEKTRLSGEEVRIAPKTIDAAGRDAVIVDDIISTGGTLATAACMLREQGAASIHAACVHGVLTSGAYTRLRAAGVSSVVSSDTYENASSFISAASAIVTAIREDAHR, from the coding sequence ATGAGAATAATCAGCACGGAACGGTCACAGGTTCTCGCAGCCCGCGTTGCCGAAAAACTGGGGGCCTCACTGGTCGAGACGAAATTCACCCGGTTCCCCGACGGGGAACTATATCTTAAGTGCAGAGAACTGGACGACGAGACCCTGATCGTCAGCAGCATCGTGGACAACGATATGTTCATGCAGACCCTTCTCGCGATCGATGCCGCCGACCAATCGAGGAACACGCTGGTGATTCCGTATCTCGGCTACTCCCGGCAGGACAAACGCTTCTCCCCCGGCGAACCGATCAGTGCCCGGGCGGTCGCACGAGCCCTCTCGGCCGGCGTCGAACGGGTCTACGTCGTCAACATCCACGATCCGGGCGTGCTCGACCACTTCGGCGTCCCGGCAAAGAACGTCACCATCGCCCCGGCCGTCGGCGGCTACGTCGGCGACCTGCACCTGAAAAACCCCCTGATCCTCGCTCCGGACGAGGGCGCGATCGACTTTGCGACCGACGTCGCGGCGGTCGGCGGGTGGGACTGCGACCACCTCGAAAAGACCCGGCTCTCGGGTGAGGAGGTCAGGATCGCCCCGAAGACCATCGATGCGGCCGGCCGGGACGCCGTGATCGTGGACGATATCATATCCACCGGCGGGACCCTCGCGACCGCCGCCTGCATGCTCCGGGAGCAGGGCGCAGCGTCCATCCACGCGGCCTGCGTCCACGGGGTGCTCACGAGCGGCGCCTACACCCGCCTGCGGGCGGCGGGAGTCTCTTCGGTCGTCTCCAGCGACACCTACGAGAACGCCTCAAGCTTCATATCGGCGGCAAGCGCTATCGTCACCGCGATCAGGGAAGATGCTCACCGTTGA
- the lonB gene encoding ATP-dependent protease LonB, whose protein sequence is MDSTLTTEIPNIELTNDELEETDVFSGLELSASSDIDVPPNLIDQVIGQEHAVEVIRKAAVQRRHVMMIGTPGTGKSMLAKAMAELLPKEELQDIMVYPNPEDNNNPIIRTVPAGRGKQIVNAHKVEARKKIQMRSTLIMLLIIGIIGYAIITYQWLMGIIAAAFVFMALKYSMPREEAMVPKLLISHDTNTTAPFIDATGSHAGALLGDVRHDPFQSGGLETPSHDRVEGGAIHRAHGGVLFIDEINTLTPHSQQNLLTALQEGTFPITGQSERSSGAMVRTEPVPCRFVMIAAGNIDAIQGMHPALRSRIRGYGYEVYMRETMEDTAENRKKFLRFIAQEVKNDGKIPHFDRAAMLEVLREARRRSNRKGHLTLKLRDMGGLIRVAGDLARQEGAEFTTAKHVLAAKSASRSIEDQISDEYIRRSRDYDITVIEGTRVGRVNGLAVMGSDSGSVLPVMAEVTPSQGANGTVIATGMLKDIAKESITNVSALIKKFTGKDIRNMDIHVQFIGTYGGVEGDSASVTVATAVISAIENIPVRQDVAMTGSLSVRGDVLPIGGVTYKIEAAAKAGIKKVIIPRSNLDDVLIEDRYRAMVEVVPVDHIEEVLQNALVPENRDGFLSKLRKLAVNPTALFDPNVGRTVV, encoded by the coding sequence ATGGATTCGACGCTAACAACAGAAATTCCCAATATCGAGCTCACGAACGATGAACTGGAGGAGACGGACGTCTTTTCCGGCCTTGAGCTGAGCGCATCGTCGGATATCGACGTACCTCCGAATCTCATCGACCAGGTCATCGGCCAGGAGCACGCCGTTGAGGTGATCCGGAAGGCCGCGGTCCAGCGCAGGCACGTGATGATGATCGGCACCCCCGGAACCGGCAAATCGATGCTGGCGAAGGCTATGGCCGAGCTCCTCCCGAAAGAGGAACTGCAGGACATTATGGTCTATCCGAATCCCGAGGACAACAATAATCCCATCATCAGGACAGTCCCTGCCGGCCGCGGCAAGCAGATCGTCAACGCCCACAAGGTGGAGGCGCGAAAGAAGATCCAGATGCGGAGCACCCTCATCATGCTCCTCATCATCGGTATCATCGGCTACGCGATCATCACCTACCAGTGGCTGATGGGCATCATCGCCGCCGCGTTCGTCTTCATGGCGCTGAAGTATTCGATGCCCCGCGAGGAGGCGATGGTGCCGAAGCTCCTGATATCCCACGACACGAACACCACGGCGCCCTTTATCGATGCCACCGGTTCGCACGCGGGTGCTCTGCTCGGCGACGTCCGGCACGACCCCTTCCAGAGCGGCGGGCTTGAGACCCCGTCCCACGACCGGGTCGAGGGAGGGGCGATCCACCGGGCGCACGGGGGCGTACTCTTCATCGATGAGATCAACACCCTCACTCCCCACTCCCAGCAGAACCTGCTGACCGCGCTCCAGGAGGGCACCTTCCCGATCACCGGTCAGAGCGAGCGTTCGAGCGGCGCGATGGTCAGGACGGAGCCGGTTCCCTGCCGGTTCGTGATGATCGCGGCGGGCAACATCGACGCCATTCAGGGGATGCATCCCGCGCTCCGGTCGCGTATCCGGGGCTACGGCTACGAGGTCTACATGCGCGAGACGATGGAGGACACCGCGGAGAACCGGAAGAAGTTCCTCCGGTTCATCGCGCAGGAGGTCAAGAACGACGGGAAGATCCCCCACTTCGACCGGGCCGCCATGCTCGAGGTGCTCCGTGAAGCCCGGCGCCGCTCGAACCGGAAGGGTCACCTGACCCTGAAACTCCGTGACATGGGCGGGCTCATCCGCGTGGCGGGAGACCTCGCCCGGCAGGAAGGTGCGGAGTTCACCACGGCAAAGCACGTTCTCGCCGCGAAATCGGCCTCCCGCTCGATCGAGGACCAGATCTCCGACGAGTACATCCGGCGGAGCCGCGACTACGACATCACCGTCATCGAGGGCACCCGGGTGGGCCGGGTGAACGGGCTTGCGGTGATGGGGAGCGACTCCGGTTCGGTGCTTCCCGTCATGGCCGAGGTGACCCCGAGCCAGGGGGCGAACGGTACGGTCATCGCGACCGGCATGCTGAAAGATATCGCCAAGGAATCGATCACGAACGTCAGTGCCCTCATCAAGAAGTTCACGGGCAAGGACATCCGGAACATGGACATCCACGTCCAGTTCATCGGCACCTACGGCGGTGTCGAGGGTGACTCCGCCTCCGTGACCGTGGCGACGGCGGTGATCAGCGCCATCGAGAACATCCCGGTGCGCCAGGACGTCGCGATGACGGGTTCGCTCTCGGTCAGGGGCGACGTTCTCCCCATCGGCGGGGTCACCTACAAGATCGAGGCGGCGGCAAAAGCAGGTATCAAGAAGGTGATCATCCCGCGGTCGAACCTCGACGACGTCCTCATCGAGGATCGTTACCGCGCGATGGTCGAGGTGGTGCCGGTCGACCACATCGAAGAGGTTCTCCAGAATGCGCTCGTCCCCGAGAACCGGGACGGGTTCCTCTCGAAGCTCCGGAAACTGGCGGTCAACCCGACCGCTCTCTTCGACCCGAACGTCGGGCGTACCGTGGTCTGA
- a CDS encoding TldD/PmbA family protein has product MAEVRYYDIRCVRGEITLVDIDNGVVESAGTSFFDKAVIRVLGSKGWGILTRDHVDIDSKREVESLVEAASRLAAVTEDHLDLADAPRGVLPALPLKEDPRDVDLEEKTRLLAGIEEAARVSGVGNTRARYTEGIDAVRFLDSSGNEYSYETVRSGFSVVAIASRGGVMQMGSERDHIATGFNLRNKQEFGRKAGEVAVSLLDAKIPKGGTKRAVLDPELAGVFTHEAVGHASEGDLVREGASVLGGKIGERIGCPGLVIVDDPSLPEFGFIPVDAEGVAVERTEIVRDGILSSYLHNRETLAAVGNGIAGHARSEHGAPPIVRMSNTFIENGDATYDEILEECRDGILLIGSRGGQVDPGRGVFQFNAEYGYLIEGGEKAGMVRDVSLSGEILSTLHNIVLVGNDRKMSPGYCGKGGQSVPVSDGAPHLLLENATIGGRGE; this is encoded by the coding sequence ATGGCTGAAGTACGCTACTATGATATCCGGTGCGTACGCGGCGAGATCACCCTGGTCGATATCGACAACGGGGTGGTCGAGTCCGCGGGCACTTCATTCTTCGACAAAGCCGTGATCCGGGTGCTTGGATCGAAAGGTTGGGGCATCCTCACCCGCGATCACGTCGATATCGATTCGAAACGCGAGGTTGAAAGTCTCGTCGAGGCGGCATCGCGCCTTGCGGCCGTCACGGAGGATCACCTCGACCTTGCCGACGCGCCGCGCGGCGTGCTCCCGGCCCTCCCCCTCAAGGAAGACCCCCGGGATGTCGATCTCGAAGAGAAGACCCGGCTGCTTGCCGGGATCGAGGAGGCGGCACGCGTCTCCGGCGTAGGAAACACCCGGGCGCGCTACACCGAGGGGATCGACGCGGTCAGGTTCCTGGATTCGAGCGGGAACGAGTACTCCTACGAGACCGTCCGGTCCGGGTTCTCGGTCGTTGCCATCGCCTCCCGGGGCGGCGTGATGCAGATGGGGAGCGAACGCGATCACATCGCCACCGGGTTCAACCTCCGGAACAAGCAGGAGTTCGGCCGGAAGGCGGGCGAGGTCGCGGTCTCGCTCCTCGACGCGAAGATCCCGAAGGGCGGGACGAAACGGGCGGTGCTCGACCCGGAGCTTGCGGGCGTCTTCACCCATGAGGCGGTCGGCCACGCGAGCGAGGGCGACCTCGTCCGCGAAGGCGCATCGGTTCTCGGGGGGAAGATCGGCGAGCGCATCGGCTGTCCGGGTCTCGTCATCGTCGACGATCCCTCCCTCCCCGAGTTCGGTTTCATCCCCGTGGACGCCGAGGGCGTCGCGGTAGAGCGCACAGAGATCGTCCGCGACGGCATCCTCTCCTCTTACCTCCACAACCGCGAGACCCTCGCGGCGGTCGGGAACGGGATCGCGGGCCACGCCCGGTCGGAGCACGGGGCGCCGCCGATCGTCCGGATGAGCAACACCTTCATCGAGAACGGCGACGCGACCTACGACGAGATCCTCGAGGAGTGCCGGGACGGTATCCTCCTCATCGGGTCGCGGGGCGGGCAGGTCGATCCCGGCCGCGGCGTCTTCCAGTTCAACGCGGAGTACGGCTACCTCATCGAGGGCGGCGAGAAGGCCGGTATGGTTCGGGACGTCTCGCTCTCGGGTGAGATCCTCTCGACGCTCCATAACATCGTCCTGGTTGGAAACGACCGGAAGATGAGCCCCGGATACTGCGGCAAAGGCGGGCAGAGCGTCCCGGTCAGCGACGGTGCGCCTCATCTGCTGCTCGAGAACGCAACCATCGGGGGGCGCGGCGAATGA
- a CDS encoding TldD/PmbA family protein, translating to MNGEDLIEKILREGERRADEVEVFYARGLSIGTEIKKGILGNAEESEAWSMAIRTVKDGRIGSSATSDPDRWKECLDAALASGRLATPQQWGGFPKPADLAGTPSAADGDLVVAVEGAARMVGDLLAGAAEHPVEVVGGGADLARSYLAVANSSGAFYGMDRTVAAVSLETIREQSTGYEFDASPFLADIDARSVGERAASLAARSLGGCDIKTGCYDVVLSPVAAASLLGQVLLPALSGRNVKAGRSFLADKVGEQVFDEHLSVYDDPFAPGLGSTAFDAEGVPTRRLVFVEQGVLRQFAYDLKTGYRYGEGSTGSAVRSGGEGPGIGVHNLFIDGPRVKEPGDERAVWIHDVVGAHTANPFSGDFSVEISNPFWMEGGETVEPIRTAMLSGNVFEMLRELEGLGNDSRRVGRLTIPSIRLNNQQIIGK from the coding sequence ATGAACGGCGAAGACCTGATCGAGAAGATTCTCCGGGAGGGCGAACGCCGGGCGGACGAGGTCGAGGTCTTCTACGCCCGGGGGCTGAGCATCGGCACCGAGATCAAGAAGGGGATCCTCGGGAACGCCGAGGAGTCGGAGGCCTGGAGTATGGCCATCCGGACGGTCAAGGACGGGCGGATAGGATCCTCGGCCACAAGCGATCCCGACCGGTGGAAGGAATGCCTGGACGCGGCGCTCGCGAGCGGTCGTCTCGCCACCCCGCAACAGTGGGGCGGGTTCCCGAAACCGGCCGATCTCGCGGGCACTCCTTCCGCGGCCGACGGGGATCTCGTCGTCGCGGTGGAGGGTGCGGCGAGGATGGTCGGCGACCTCCTTGCCGGCGCGGCGGAGCACCCGGTGGAGGTCGTCGGCGGAGGTGCGGATCTGGCCCGGTCGTATCTTGCGGTCGCGAACTCGAGCGGCGCCTTCTACGGTATGGACCGGACGGTGGCGGCGGTCTCCCTCGAGACGATCAGGGAGCAGTCTACGGGCTACGAGTTCGACGCCTCCCCGTTCCTTGCCGATATCGACGCCCGGTCGGTCGGTGAGAGGGCCGCCTCGCTTGCCGCCCGATCTCTCGGGGGCTGCGATATAAAGACCGGCTGCTACGACGTCGTCCTCTCTCCGGTTGCGGCGGCAAGCCTCCTCGGGCAGGTTCTCCTCCCGGCCCTCTCCGGCCGGAACGTGAAGGCCGGCCGGTCGTTCCTTGCGGACAAAGTCGGGGAACAGGTCTTCGACGAGCACCTCTCCGTCTACGACGATCCGTTTGCTCCCGGCCTCGGGAGCACGGCCTTCGATGCGGAGGGGGTTCCGACCCGCCGCCTGGTCTTCGTGGAGCAGGGGGTGCTCCGGCAATTCGCCTACGATCTCAAGACCGGCTACCGCTACGGCGAGGGGAGCACGGGGAGCGCCGTTCGTTCCGGGGGCGAAGGCCCCGGGATCGGCGTGCACAACCTCTTCATCGACGGCCCGCGGGTGAAAGAGCCCGGCGACGAGCGGGCGGTCTGGATCCACGACGTCGTGGGCGCCCATACCGCGAACCCGTTCTCCGGCGACTTCTCGGTCGAGATCTCGAACCCCTTCTGGATGGAGGGCGGGGAGACGGTCGAGCCCATCCGGACGGCGATGCTCTCCGGGAATGTCTTCGAGATGCTCCGGGAACTCGAGGGGCTCGGAAATGACTCAAGACGCGTCGGACGGCTGACGATTCCATCAATACGATTAAATAACCAGCAGATCATTGGTAAATAG
- a CDS encoding pro-sigmaK processing inhibitor BofA family protein, with product MMEEILAILLAVAIAATLYYLMKKAMTLVINAVAGLITLWALNYFDVLSWFGAPDIQINLVTILICALAGLPGALVLVLLHLVGIAI from the coding sequence ATGATGGAAGAGATCCTTGCCATCCTTCTCGCGGTCGCGATAGCCGCGACGCTCTACTACCTCATGAAGAAGGCCATGACGCTCGTCATCAACGCCGTCGCCGGGCTCATCACGCTATGGGCTCTGAATTACTTCGACGTCCTCAGCTGGTTCGGCGCTCCCGACATCCAGATCAACCTGGTGACGATCCTCATCTGCGCCCTCGCCGGGCTGCCGGGCGCCCTGGTTCTGGTCCTGCTTCACCTCGTCGGGATTGCAATCTGA
- a CDS encoding RAD55 family ATPase — protein MHDALLLRVPTGIASLDPVLEGGVPPGSAVLLLGEPGAGNVEFVQTLLMRLSLLKRNGVDGKHLLLPENISYVTFTRMQEDILKEIALSFNPAPTAHLGEGIVFHDLSELYFDASIVPPDWYGEGSIMERLQKKQRKENGDILAELARAIDQCPANSLIVLDSLTDIAPPLTEGKRWHAFIAFLRGLQRAAKRRNNTIYLLLTSGILDRSRELEIADCVDATILFRWEDNGAQRRQRVMYFEKFRGVMPRLEAKNLVRFAVSISATEGFEVRNIRMVA, from the coding sequence ATGCACGACGCTCTCCTGTTACGGGTGCCGACGGGTATCGCCTCGCTCGATCCCGTGCTGGAAGGAGGTGTCCCACCGGGATCGGCGGTGCTGCTTCTCGGGGAACCCGGGGCCGGCAACGTCGAGTTCGTCCAGACACTGCTCATGCGGCTCTCCCTGCTGAAGCGGAACGGGGTGGACGGCAAGCATCTCCTGCTCCCGGAGAATATCTCATACGTGACGTTCACCCGGATGCAGGAGGATATCCTGAAGGAGATCGCCCTTTCGTTCAACCCTGCCCCCACCGCTCACCTCGGGGAGGGGATTGTCTTCCATGACCTCTCGGAACTCTACTTCGACGCCAGCATCGTTCCTCCCGACTGGTACGGAGAGGGGAGCATCATGGAACGCCTGCAGAAGAAGCAGCGCAAGGAAAACGGGGATATCCTTGCAGAACTCGCCAGAGCGATCGACCAGTGCCCCGCGAACAGTTTGATCGTCCTTGATTCGCTGACCGATATCGCACCGCCGCTTACGGAAGGGAAACGCTGGCATGCATTCATCGCCTTCCTGCGCGGCCTGCAGCGCGCCGCAAAACGCCGGAACAACACGATCTATCTTCTACTCACGTCCGGTATCCTGGACAGATCACGGGAACTTGAGATCGCCGATTGTGTCGACGCCACGATCCTCTTTCGCTGGGAGGATAACGGTGCGCAGCGCCGGCAGCGGGTTATGTACTTCGAGAAGTTCCGGGGGGTAATGCCCCGCCTCGAGGCCAAGAACCTGGTGAGGTTCGCCGTCTCGATCTCGGCGACGGAGGGATTTGAGGTGCGAAACATCAGGATGGTGGCATGA
- a CDS encoding type II/IV secretion system ATPase subunit, whose product MISENDNQTARFLDRVLHSWRRGGPPGEYNPEAHGFLVEGVIPPAYEELDRYWVTEGLALVVIARNTETNQVEYLLFEPVLSNFEYELLERLFEDLRDVLVLDDHDLASDRRTVLARKIQELLVEYGLALTDTSIFRLRYYLERNFLGWSRIDALMRDPGIEDISCDGTKISLFLYHRRYQNIRTKISFDEPALNSLAITLAQRSGKHVSIGSPLVDATLPDGSRLQLTFGNEVTPRGTSFTIRKFRETPFTPVELIESNTFDIDQIVYFWMAIENNKSLLFVGGTASGKTTSLNAVALFIPPLSKIVSIEDTREITLYHDNWIASVTRDTVSEGTGTTVIKMFELLKAAMRQRPEYILVGEVRGSEAQTLFQAMNTGHTTFSTMHASDVDAAIHRLGSEPLNVPRNMLQALDVISVQALTHRGHDRVRRCREIVELAGIDPLTENFQVNTVFEYDPVADTFSYSGRSRIFTEIMEYRGWSRSQLEEELRIRRTVLLAMFEQGIRDYESVARIIQAWTVQRDRVLSSLDDLGELIR is encoded by the coding sequence ATGATATCAGAGAACGATAACCAGACTGCCCGTTTTCTTGACCGCGTTCTCCACTCCTGGAGACGCGGCGGGCCTCCGGGCGAGTATAATCCCGAGGCGCACGGCTTCCTCGTGGAAGGAGTGATCCCTCCGGCCTACGAAGAACTTGACCGCTATTGGGTCACCGAGGGACTCGCGCTCGTCGTGATAGCCCGCAACACAGAGACGAACCAGGTCGAGTATCTCCTCTTCGAGCCGGTGCTCTCGAACTTTGAGTACGAACTCCTTGAGCGGCTCTTTGAGGATCTTCGTGACGTTCTGGTTCTCGACGATCACGACCTTGCCTCCGACCGCCGGACAGTCCTTGCGAGGAAGATACAGGAGCTCCTCGTGGAGTACGGCCTCGCTCTTACCGATACCTCGATATTCCGGCTCCGCTACTATCTCGAGCGCAACTTCCTCGGCTGGTCGCGTATCGACGCCCTGATGAGAGATCCCGGGATCGAAGATATCTCCTGCGACGGCACGAAGATCTCTCTCTTCCTCTACCACCGGAGGTACCAGAACATCAGGACGAAGATCTCGTTCGATGAGCCGGCCTTAAACTCGCTCGCGATCACCCTCGCCCAGCGTTCGGGCAAGCATGTCTCCATAGGGAGCCCGCTCGTGGATGCGACTCTCCCCGACGGCTCGAGGCTGCAGCTCACCTTCGGCAACGAAGTCACCCCCCGCGGCACGTCGTTTACCATCCGGAAGTTCCGCGAGACCCCGTTTACGCCCGTGGAACTGATCGAATCGAACACCTTCGACATCGACCAGATCGTTTACTTCTGGATGGCGATCGAGAACAACAAAAGTTTGCTCTTTGTCGGCGGCACGGCGTCGGGAAAGACCACCTCGCTCAACGCAGTCGCCCTCTTCATTCCCCCTCTCTCGAAGATCGTCTCCATCGAGGATACCCGGGAGATCACGCTCTACCACGACAACTGGATCGCGAGCGTCACGCGCGATACCGTCTCGGAGGGAACCGGCACCACCGTCATCAAGATGTTCGAGCTCCTCAAGGCCGCGATGCGGCAGCGCCCCGAGTACATCCTGGTCGGGGAGGTCAGGGGGAGCGAAGCCCAGACGCTCTTCCAGGCGATGAATACCGGGCATACGACCTTCTCCACGATGCACGCGAGCGACGTCGACGCGGCAATTCACCGTCTCGGGAGCGAACCACTCAACGTGCCGAGGAACATGCTCCAGGCGCTCGACGTCATATCGGTTCAGGCGCTCACCCACCGGGGGCACGACCGGGTGAGAAGGTGCCGCGAGATCGTCGAGCTCGCCGGGATCGATCCTCTCACCGAGAACTTCCAGGTGAATACGGTCTTCGAGTACGACCCCGTGGCCGACACCTTCTCCTATTCCGGGCGCTCGCGGATCTTTACCGAGATCATGGAGTATCGCGGCTGGAGCCGGAGCCAGCTCGAGGAGGAACTCCGGATCCGGCGAACCGTCCTGCTTGCGATGTTTGAGCAGGGCATCAGGGACTACGAGTCGGTTGCCCGGATCATCCAGGCCTGGACCGTCCAGCGCGATCGCGTGCTCTCCTCCCTTGACGACCTTGGTGAGTTGATCCGGTGA